CATTTTCTCCATTAAAGCCTCAGCTTTAGCAGACAACTTGTTCTGGACATACGTATGGAGAAGAGCTGTGCAAGTGGCTTGACCTCTCATCTTCTCGGGAAGGTCTTCAAAGAACTTTTCCGCACTAGTTAATCCGCGGACTTTTGCAATCAAGTCCAAGTGAACGGCATAGTCACCAGGCAAAAGCTTGATATCTTGCTGCAATCTCATCCATTCACATATCTACTACAATAAAATAACCACGGTGATAGATATAAGGCCAACTATCAAATACAAACATTTCATTGCAAATTCTTCATACCCAGTTTCAATAGGCAACAATTATTCGATAAATGGGATTCATCTCACAATGGGGGAAAGGTGAAGAACAAAAAACAACTTTAGAAAACAATCTATTCTGGTTAACTAGAATACGAGCAGCAATTCACAATCAAACCTAGTTCCCAATTGAAATTAAGACTTTATTGCAACATCCCAATGCTATTAACTTCATAATTGTAGACAAATGGAGGGATTAATAAGAAAGTAAGAATGATACCTCGAGGGCGTGCTTATACCGCTTGAGCTTGCGAAGCTCTCGGACGATCCTATTGAGCTCGTACTTACGGACCGTATGTCCTTCCTCTAGCCATTTCCGTATCGTAACCACGGCGCTGCGTTTGGTATACACGAGCCCTATAAGCCTCCATCCCAGCGTCTCTCGTCCAACTCCACCGCCGCCACAGTTTTTCGCAGCGCTTTTAGTAGTTGTTACTGCTTTCTCCGCCGCCGCCGCTTCTTCAGTCGAGAAAAAACGCGCGGCAAAGAGGGACGCCCGAATGTAGCGCCTCAACATTGTCAGAAATTTTTTTAGTAAGGGGAGAGGCTAACGAtcagggtttagggtttatgagAAAAATTAAGGGAACCAAATAAACGACACCGCCCTATAACAAATTAAACGGGGTTACTTTTACTAGAGGGCCCTAAGCTATGCGCcagattctaaattagtccctaagctttaaaacattctaattaAGTAGTAACgtatcaattaagtccttttgtaAGCTTTTGTATTAACTCGGACCTTAAAGTCCATGTCAAATTTTGTTCTGAACTGACATTTTAAGCTGAAAACTAGGATGAAGTTATACATTACCTATACTTTAATtaggatattttaaaatttagggatGAAATTAGACTGCTTTTGGGTATAGAAAAGCCCAGTGGGCTTAAAACATACCCAATAAAGAGGAGACAATTGTCCGTGAGAGAAGGCGAGTTCTAGTACACGCAAAACCGGCCCTACACTTGCTTCACACACCTTGAATAGAAATCTCCTTCGCTAATAATCGCCAATAGGTAGCCCCCCACTCTAACTACTGTCCTACTATTCTCTCGCCTGTCTGATTTGAATCCTTCAACGCACCCACCCAATAGGGAAAAAAAGAGGACGAACACAAATTCCTTTTTAGCAACAGCGTTCCAATGCCTAGTAGATCAGCAGCTGGTGTACGAACCGGCGTGAGAGTCGTCGTTTCCGGCGATCGTGGCACCGGTAAATCCAGCCTCATCTCAGCTGCAGCTTCCGATGCTTTCCCCGAATATGTTCCGGCGGTTCTTCCCCCAACTCGACTCCCCTCTGACTTCTATCCCGATGGCGTCCCCGTTACCATTGTTGACACTTCCTCAAGGTATTGGTTTGGAACTTTCTCGAATATCTATGTACGCCTATATTAGTTATTGTTTTTGTTGATCCGGCTATTCCAgagtttacttttttttttaaattaattatggttTACCATTTTTTAGAACGTATTGATCTTCTATGTTTTTCTAGAATGATAAAAGAACTGTAATGTAAGAATTGCTATTTTGTTTAAGTAACGATTACATACTAGAAAGGCAAGCAGCTAATGTTAATTTAATGGCTTTAGAAGTTTGATGAGTTGTGGCTGCATACTGAATTGCTAATGCTTTGCCGTTGTTATTGACCTTTAGCATGGAGAGCAGAGTAAAGCTTATTGATGAGTTGAAGCGAGCTGATGCCGTGGTTTTAACATATGCTTGTGATCAGCCTATGACACTCAGTCGTCTGAGTAGCTTCTGGCTTCCCGAGCTTCGTAAATTAGAGGTTTGCATTGACATAATCCATTTGCATAATATATATTTTCTTGCTTACTCATTCAATGACatgcttttattatttttatgtgttcTATCTGAATAGATCAAGGCGCCAGTGATTGTTGTTGGGTGCAAACTTGATTTACGAGATGAACGTCAGCCCATGAACTTGGAACAGGTCATGGCACCCATCATGCAGCAGTTCAGGGAGATCGAGACCTGTATAGAATGTTCCTCTGCTACTCTAATTCAGGTttcttttttttgtctttttttttttttttttttattgttcatATTTTCTAGGTTAACTTTACAATCATTTTTCAGTTGCTACTCTATCTATTTTTATGATGTTCTGGCATTAGCATTAGCAGTTCAACTTTTAACTGGTGGCTGTAGACTCTAGTGGGTATCGTGATTCAAGCCTCCACCATTCTTTTTTTCCTGTTGGAAAGTGtttcctattttattataattttgagCAATTGGTAAATGTTATCTTTATGTTTGTTAAATCTCTTTACCATTTGTGTGTTTTAGTAACTACAGATTTGAGGGCTGAAATAtaagttctttttttttctttttaaaatctcCAGGTCCCTGATGTATTCTATTATGCTCAAAAGGCAGTTTTGCATCCAACAGCTCCACTATttgatcaagagaaacaaactctgaaaccTCGATGTATTAGGGCTTTGAAACGGATATTTATGCTTTGTGACCATGATATGGATGGAGCCCTTAGTGATGCAGAGTTGAATGAGTTTCAGGTTTCTTTTTGTCCTTAACCATGGCTCTCTTAAAAAGTTGGAAAGTTTGACATGCTGTGCACTTATGAACAGGTTAAATGTTTTAATGCTCCATTACAACCTGCTGAGATTGTGGGTGTAAAGAGGGTGGTTCAAGAGAGGATAAGAGGAGGAGTAAGTGACCTTGGTCTTACTCTTGAAGGGTTCCTTTTTCTTCATGCTCTTTTTATAGAAAAAGGGCGTCTTGAGACAACTTGGGCTGTCTTGAGGAAGTTTGGATATAATGATGAGTTAAAGCTCAGGGATGATATTCTTCCAGTTCCAACCAAGCATGCCCCTGATCAGGTAGCTCTTATTTTTGATAGTAGACATGTCACATAACTAATATTTTTTCCAAATTGGCATTCAAGTTTATTGGTCTGCTTCtccttgtatatatatattggttaaATTCCTAAGCAATTGATTAATCATATGTATGGTAATTGTTGTTTCGTTCTTTGTGGTTTTGAATAATGACTTGGTGATTGTTCTTCACCTGACATGTTAATGCTTGGTCCTAGTCCTGATTTAGCTTAATGATTTATTCTAAAGTATTAATCAGCTCTGTCATGCTTAATGGATCTCAGTATGAAGGAAATATGGAGCTTTAATGTTGCATGTATCACTAGTTCTGAAGTTTTAGGTAATTGTTGTTTGGTTCTTTGAGGTTGTGAATAATGACTTGGTGATTGTTCTTCACCTGACATGTTAATGCTTGGTCCTAGTCCTGATTTAGCTTAATGATTTATTCTAAAGTATTAATCAGCTCTGTCATGCTTAATGGATCTCAGTATGAAGGAAATATGGAGCTTTAATGTTGCATGTATCACTAGTTCTGAAGTTTTAGCTACTTTACTGCATCATTGATAAATCCCCCACCCCACCTGCCTTCCCTTTTCTGTATGTCCCAGTAACAAATTCTTTACTTGTTGAATAGTTGTACTtcctataattttattattccttTCATGACAACTTTTATGAGGATAGCAATATACTTGCTCTTATACATCCTGTAGACTGTGGAGCTGACAAATGAAGCTATCGACTTTTTGCGTGGGATCTTCCGATTGTATGACAGTGATAATGTACGTGTTAATCTTCCAAATACTTATCACTTATACAGAAATAAGAAGACACAAATGTTTATGACAATTCCTTCTCATATTTAGAGTTTCTATAAAGCAAATTTATGGACAATCACtgtatttcttcttcttttttgaacTTACCAGGATGGATCTTTGCAACCTTCCGAGTTTGATGATATCTTTGTAACTGCACCAGAGAGGTGAATTTAGTTACTGGATCTATCTTCTTCATTTATAGACATGTTAGAGTTAACAGTGTTTCTGTAGCACAGTTCTACTGCTCCATTTATCAATGCAGTAAAACACTTGAAGCCTTGACAATCTACTTCTACTGCTTTAATCTACTGATCTTCGTTTTCTTGTATGGCAAGTTAACTTTTAGACTTAGCCTTTGTTGCTGTTTATCAATTTTCTCTTCGATTCTATTCGATTTTCAGGAATATATTTCCATTAACATATGTGTTGTCTCTAATTCAGTCCATGGACTGTGGATCCTTATGTGGACGCTGCAGAGAGAACACCTCAAGGAAATTTAACTATTAATGGGTTTTTGTCTGAGGTTTGTTGTGCCTACTACTCATTCCTTGATTTCTTACTCTTGTTATAATGGGTGATGGCATCCTAGTAGCTATCTTGGCCATTTATCCCTGTTATGAGTTCTGTTTATATCCTAAACTTTCTGCATTATTGGCCTGACTGCACAGCGTCTTAAGGATCCTATTGTTTAAAGATTTCACAAGTTTTTTGTGCATTTTTCTAATTTGCATATGTAAAACATAACTCAATAAGAATTGACCACTAGGATGCTGTTGCCTTGAAGCTCCACTTATTTACAGTACATAGTATGATTAAATGGCTGATATTGCTAGATACTTCCATACATTCTTTCACAGATCTCAATGGAAGTACATACTTTACCATTTCACTACTATGGTTAATTAAACATTGATGTCATACTGGTGCTTTGGTCTACATGTGTAGAAAAATGTGATTGCCTCCTGTGAATATTTTGCATTTATCTGTTCTCTCTTCTCTTGGCTCTTTTAGCTGGAAACTTCAATTCATGGTTCCAAGACCAGATTTATTTCTTGTATTTGTTAAAAAAATACTAGACACAGGGTTTCTCTTTTCCTCTGTATTAATTGATATTTGTACCTTTTTAATCTTGTCAATCTAGTTCTTAACTGTAACTCTCATCATATTTGTGTTTTGCAGTGGGCCTTGATGACAACTCTGGATCCATCATATTGTTTGGCTAACTTGATTTGCATTGGATATGGTGGTGATCCAACTTCAGCCCTTCGTGTTACTAGGAGAAGATCTGTAGATCGTAAGAAGAAGCAGACAGAAAAAAATGTTTTCCACTGCTTTGTTTTTGGTCCTAAAAAATCTGGGAAGTCTGCTTTGTTGAATTCATTTATAGGAAGGTGTTGACTCTAGACCTTTGTAATCAGCTGATTGATCTTACTAGTTCTATAGCTTCTTTGGTTATCTGATAAAATTATACCATTGTTTTTGTCTTTAGATTCTTGATACTATGACTTCATTCATGAGAATAATATTTGAACTGCAGGCCTTTCTCAAGCAACTACACTCCAACAAATGATGTACGTCATGTAGCTAATGCTGTTGAACAGATTGGGGTGAGTGATAGCCATAGATGCCCTATTGTCCTGGTATTATTGTGCAACTCACTTGTATCCTTTCTTTTCTTACCACCCCATTTTTTCACCGTGAGATCCTTGACCATGAATGTGGGgtgtaaaatatttttcaaaagagGAGGTGATTATAATGAGAAGTTTCACATGGCTGTTCATTTctgataaaattttcacatttgaTGTGGCAATCTTTGTGACTCTGTTGACTTTATAGGGTTCTCAGAAGACCCTTATTTTGCAAGAGATACCAGAAGATGGAGTTAAGAAATTGCTGTCCAATAGGGAATGTTTGGCTGCCTGTGATGTAGCTGTGTTTTTGTATGACAGGTaaagttaaatattttatttgtcTGAAGCTGCAAGATGAGAATATGATGGTGCTATAGCATACTTATAGAGCAGTGGTTATGAACCCCTGTAAATTAATAGTTTAGTGGTTTTGAATGTCCTTTACTAACTAATCCTACTTTTTCCCTTTGTCTGCTTCTATGTTGTGCTAAATCTGCTAGCTTGTGGGTGGAAGTTGAAGAATAACCAACACCTCAAAGGGCTGTAGAAATCTGTTGATATGTCTGTAAATAGTTTCTTATCTTACATGATAGTGTATTCCTATTGCCAGTTCAGATGAATATTCATGGAAAAGATCTAGAGAATTGCTTCTGGATGTTGCTAGGCGAGGAGAGGAAAGTGGTTATGGAGTGCCTTGCCTACTCATTGCAGCAAAGGATGACTTGGATCCCTTTCCGATGTCTCTGCAAAACTCGGCTAGAGTAAATATCTTATCATTGGCTGCTTTGTTTACCCAATAAAACCATGGCAATATTTGAATATGGTGTgaatttctattttgtttcaggTTACTCAGCAGTTGGGAATGGAAGCTCCAATTCCTGTAGGTGTGAAATTAAGAGATTCCAAAAGTGTATTTTCTAGAATAGTATGTGCAGCAGAACACCCTCATCTGAGCATTCCTGAGACTGAGAAAGGGAAGAAAAGAAAGCGATATCGCCGGCTTGTTAATAGCTCACTTATGTTTGTTTCAGGTTAATATTATTATGTCATTTCTTAATGCATCTCTCTCCTTTCAATGGAAATGAACAATATAATTGTTGCTGTTGTAGTTTGCTTGTTAATAACCGGGTTTGTGATTAAGTTACAGTGGGGGCTGCTGTTGCTGTGGTCGGACTAGCAGCTTATCGCGCCTATGCTGCAAGGAAGAATACTTGAAAGATAGTCTAATTGACAGCTATTTCTTTAGTCTGCATTTGCAACTCAAATAAATGGTCAGTACATGTATCCTTGTTTGGGTTTTCAAGCTGATACCTGTAAATAATTTTTGACAATTATTTCAGCAAGGCAGGAGGTAATCTTTTCTACTTTCACTTATATTGAATGAAATAATTTACCTTTTATTTAAAGTTTCTTGTTTGTTCCCCTTGTCTACTGAAATATGTTATATGTAAACTACATGCAATTTT
Above is a genomic segment from Gossypium arboreum isolate Shixiya-1 chromosome 8, ASM2569848v2, whole genome shotgun sequence containing:
- the LOC108470175 gene encoding mitochondrial Rho GTPase 2 isoform X1, whose product is MPSRSAAGVRTGVRVVVSGDRGTGKSSLISAAASDAFPEYVPAVLPPTRLPSDFYPDGVPVTIVDTSSSMESRVKLIDELKRADAVVLTYACDQPMTLSRLSSFWLPELRKLEIKAPVIVVGCKLDLRDERQPMNLEQVMAPIMQQFREIETCIECSSATLIQVPDVFYYAQKAVLHPTAPLFDQEKQTLKPRCIRALKRIFMLCDHDMDGALSDAELNEFQVKCFNAPLQPAEIVGVKRVVQERIRGGVSDLGLTLEGFLFLHALFIEKGRLETTWAVLRKFGYNDELKLRDDILPVPTKHAPDQTVELTNEAIDFLRGIFRLYDSDNDGSLQPSEFDDIFVTAPESPWTVDPYVDAAERTPQGNLTINGFLSEWALMTTLDPSYCLANLICIGYGGDPTSALRVTRRRSVDRKKKQTEKNVFHCFVFGPKKSGKSALLNSFIGRPFSSNYTPTNDVRHVANAVEQIGGSQKTLILQEIPEDGVKKLLSNRECLAACDVAVFLYDSSDEYSWKRSRELLLDVARRGEESGYGVPCLLIAAKDDLDPFPMSLQNSARVTQQLGMEAPIPVGVKLRDSKSVFSRIVCAAEHPHLSIPETEKGKKRKRYRRLVNSSLMFVSVTVGAAVAVVGLAAYRAYAARKNT
- the LOC108470175 gene encoding mitochondrial Rho GTPase 2 isoform X2 yields the protein MPSRSAAGVRTGVRVVVSGDRGTGKSSLISAAASDAFPEYVPAVLPPTRLPSDFYPDGVPVTIVDTSSSMESRVKLIDELKRADAVVLTYACDQPMTLSRLSSFWLPELRKLEIKAPVIVVGCKLDLRDERQPMNLEQVMAPIMQQFREIETCIECSSATLIQVPDVFYYAQKAVLHPTAPLFDQEKQTLKPRCIRALKRIFMLCDHDMDGALSDAELNEFQVKCFNAPLQPAEIVGVKRVVQERIRGGVSDLGLTLEGFLFLHALFIEKGRLETTWAVLRKFGYNDELKLRDDILPVPTKHAPDQTVELTNEAIDFLRGIFRLYDSDNDGSLQPSEFDDIFVTAPESPWTVDPYVDAAERTPQGNLTINGFLSEWALMTTLDPSYCLANLICIGYGGDPTSALRVTRRRSVDRKKKQTEKNVFHCFVFGPKKSGKSALLNSFIGRPFSSNYTPTNDVRHVANAVEQIGGSQKTLILQEIPEDGVKKLLSNRECLAACDVAVFLYDSSDEYSWKRSRELLLDVARRGEESGYGVPCLLIAAKDDLDPFPMSLQNSARVTQQLGMEAPIPVGVKLRDSKSVFSRIVCAAEHPHLSIPETEKGKKRKRYRRLVNSSLMFVSVGAAVAVVGLAAYRAYAARKNT